The following are encoded together in the Lactuca sativa cultivar Salinas chromosome 1, Lsat_Salinas_v11, whole genome shotgun sequence genome:
- the LOC111895065 gene encoding uncharacterized protein LOC111895065, whose product MPKYAKFLKELLTNTRKMEEVKEVVLNENCSATMLNKLPKKKGDPGSLTFPCQFGNLATIHALADSGASENLMPYSFFKKLDLPEPWPIRMAIQLANKTVRFPRGICEDILVKVDMFEFPADFIILDMEADPQVPIILGRPFLTPQAL is encoded by the coding sequence ATGCCGAAATACGCCAAATTCCTCAAGGAGCTTCTAACCAATACAAGGAAGATggaagaagtgaaggaagtggTTCTTAATGAGAATTGCTCAGCTACCATGTTGAACAAATTACCAAAGAAGAAGGGTGACCCAGGAAGCTTAACATTTCCTTGCCAATTTGGGAATTTGGCCACCATTCATGCTTTGGCCGATTCGGGAGCAAGTGAAAATCTCATGCCATATTCATTTTTCAAGAAGTTAGATCTCCCGGAGCCGTGGCCAATTCGAATGGCAATCCAATTAGCAAATAAAACGGTTAGATTCCCAAGAGGAATATGTGAAGATATATTGGTGAAGGTTGATATGTTCGAATTCCCCGCGGACTTTATAATTTTAGACATGGAAGCGGATCCTCAAGTCCCGATCATCCTTGGAAGACCTTTCTTAACACCGCAAGCGCTATAG